One Sulfolobus sp. S-194 DNA segment encodes these proteins:
- a CDS encoding A24 family peptidase C-terminal domain-containing protein: MLIHTSFLDLKTREIDLKIWLIYSPLVILFVFEYHDLSLFLYLYSVITTNLLILIFYWLSLMGGADLFLSLILSFSNASVRPLFYSELSIIGLEPLTILLYSSIFIFLSGLFNFVKNYKYTYNYPLTTRIVLALSGKRITVREFLNSKFLFPLTQIDEKNGVSTLRTTFSVEEDDAEWRKKFKEYVEKGLVKEDDYIWVMWGVPVIPFIALGYFISLIIGLPI, translated from the coding sequence ATGCTTATTCATACATCATTTTTAGATCTAAAAACTAGAGAGATTGATCTTAAAATTTGGTTAATCTACTCTCCTCTTGTTATATTATTCGTTTTTGAATATCATGATTTATCACTTTTTCTATATTTATATTCAGTAATAACTACTAATCTTCTTATACTGATTTTTTATTGGCTATCTTTGATGGGGGGTGCTGATTTATTTCTATCACTTATTTTATCATTTAGTAACGCTTCTGTAAGACCGCTTTTTTACTCTGAGTTATCTATTATAGGTTTAGAACCACTAACTATTTTATTATATTCTTCTATCTTTATTTTCCTCTCTGGTTTATTTAATTTTGTAAAAAATTATAAATATACATATAATTATCCACTTACCACTAGGATTGTATTAGCCTTATCTGGTAAGAGGATTACAGTAAGAGAATTTCTGAATTCGAAATTTCTTTTTCCGTTAACTCAAATTGATGAAAAGAACGGTGTAAGTACTTTAAGAACTACTTTTTCCGTAGAAGAGGACGATGCTGAGTGGAGAAAAAAATTTAAGGAGTACGTAGAAAAAGGGCTAGTAAAAGAAGATGATTATATATGGGTTATGTGGGGAGTTCCAGTTATACCCTTTATTGCTTTAGGTTATTTCATAAGTTTAATCATAGGTCTCCCAATCTAA